Part of the Clostridium sporogenes genome, AAGGAAGCCGAAAGGTTTCCGACCTACCCGACATATTGCGAATGGAGGTTTTGCTTTGAATAAAAGGGAAATTAAAAAAAGAAAGAAGATAATGAGAGAACGTTTTAATTTCTTTAATCAACACACTATCATGTGTGGAAGAAAAAACGGAAAAACACTATTCATAAGAGCTATTTATAAAGCTTGCATTAGTAATAGTTATAAGTATTTTAAGATACTAAAAAAGACCTACGAGAAGTTATTTATATCAGTTGATTGGTCAAATGGAAAAGATTATAGTGTTAAAAGGTAAAGGTTTTTTACTTTTATTAAAAAAGTAAGCATATAAAGCTGAGCGAATATGATATAATTACCATTAGTTAAATTAAAATAGTAATTTTATGTGTAGTAAAGATTATTTATATTTTGTGTGAGATATACACGAGATATTTTTGTGAGGTGTGAGGAAAATGGATTTTGGATATGAAATAACAATTCCAATGGAGGAAGAAGCTGAGTATATCGGAAATATGTTGCTGGAATTTAATCTTCAATCGAAACCGCTTTCACAGGAAAAACCGTTTATCAGTATTAATAGATGCATAAAAGATGAAAACGGAGGGATTATTGGCGGAATCTTGGCATGTTTAGCATTGTGGCACATTCTCAGTATTGACACATTATGGGTAAAAAAAGAATTTCGTAACCAGGGAGTTGCGAAACAATTATTGAGCCTTGTGGAAACTGAGGCCAGAGATATGGGTTGCCATATTGTATATCTGAGTACATATGATTTCCAAGCGAAAGATTTTTATTTGAAAAATGGATATGAAATTTTCGGCGTATTAGAAGATTGCCCCAAAGAGCACAAGCTTTATCATTCATCTAAGAGACTGTAATAATAACATGTAATATCTTAGTTATGACACAACATTCTTATTTAACGACTGAACTATAAAATCAAATAA contains:
- a CDS encoding GNAT family N-acetyltransferase, which gives rise to MDFGYEITIPMEEEAEYIGNMLLEFNLQSKPLSQEKPFISINRCIKDENGGIIGGILACLALWHILSIDTLWVKKEFRNQGVAKQLLSLVETEARDMGCHIVYLSTYDFQAKDFYLKNGYEIFGVLEDCPKEHKLYHSSKRL